The nucleotide sequence GGTCGCAGCCCTTCGGAGCGGCGATGACAGTGACGTTGCTCGTCGGCCTGGTGATCGCGGTACTCGTCGCCGCACTTGCCACCCGCCGGCGAAGCGGGCCGGCCGGGGGAGGTCTCCTGTGAGCGCGATGACACACGAGACCGAGGCGACCACCGCGACCAGCACCGGGCCAGGTGCGCCCCGTACTCAGGGACGCGGCAAGGAGTTCGACCGGCCGCGGTTCCTCTGGCTGGTCACGGGCCTGGTCCTGATACTGATGCTGACGCCGATCGTGACCGTGGCCGTGTACTCGTTCAATGCACAGAACTCTCTGGCCGTCATGGACGGCTGGAGCCTGCGCTGGTACCGCGAGCTGGCCGGAGATCAGGACATCCTCGCCTCACTGCGACTCAGCTTCTGGATCGCCCTGGTCGCCGCCGTGACGGCGACCGTGCTCGGCACACTGCTCGCCTTCGGCCTGCAGCGCGGCCGACCAGCCGTGGCGCGCACCGGACAGAGCCTGATCTTCCTGCGGCTGGTCTCACCCGAGACCGCGCTCGGTGTGGCACTGCTGCTCATGTTCACCCAGCTCGGCGTCGAACTGTCGCTGACGACGGTCGTCATCGGGCACGTGGCGTTGTGCACCGCCTTCGTCACCGTCGTCGTCCGCAGCAGGCTCGTCGCCATCGCCGCGGAGGTCGAGGACGCGGCACTCGATCTCGGCGCACGGCCCTGGCAGGCGATCTGGCTGGTCGTGCTGCCCCTGCTGCGGCCGGCGATCATCACTTCGGCGCTGTTGTCGTTCGTACTGAGCTTCGACAACTTCATCACGTCCTACTTCACCTCGGGGCTGGGCGTGGCCCCGTTGCCGGTACGCATCTACTCGATGATCCGCTTCGGGGTCACCCCGGAGATCAACGCCATCGGCATCCTGATGCTGCTGCTCACGGTGGCGTGCGTTGCCCTGGCCGCGCTGCTGCCCCGGTTGTTCCGGCGTCGCTCCTACCTCGCGGAGGTGTCCACAAAGTGACGGACAAGTCTTCCGACCCCACCGTGTCCATGCGCGGAGTCGTC is from Streptomyces cadmiisoli and encodes:
- a CDS encoding ABC transporter permease gives rise to the protein MTHETEATTATSTGPGAPRTQGRGKEFDRPRFLWLVTGLVLILMLTPIVTVAVYSFNAQNSLAVMDGWSLRWYRELAGDQDILASLRLSFWIALVAAVTATVLGTLLAFGLQRGRPAVARTGQSLIFLRLVSPETALGVALLLMFTQLGVELSLTTVVIGHVALCTAFVTVVVRSRLVAIAAEVEDAALDLGARPWQAIWLVVLPLLRPAIITSALLSFVLSFDNFITSYFTSGLGVAPLPVRIYSMIRFGVTPEINAIGILMLLLTVACVALAALLPRLFRRRSYLAEVSTK